Proteins from a genomic interval of Medicago truncatula cultivar Jemalong A17 chromosome 3, MtrunA17r5.0-ANR, whole genome shotgun sequence:
- the LOC11428259 gene encoding protein translation factor SUI1 homolog 1 codes for MVELDIQIPTAFDPFADAIESDAPGGKEYVHIRIQQRNGKKSLTTVQGLKKDYSYEKILKDLKKEFCCNGNVVQDKELGKIIQLQGDQRKKVSQFLVQAGLVRKDQIKIHGF; via the coding sequence ATGGTTGAGTTGGACATCCAGATCCCAACTGCTTTCGATCCATTCGCTGACGCCATAGAATCGGATGCCCCCGGAGGAAAAGAGTATGTTCATATACGCATTCAGCaaagaaatggaaaaaagaGCTTAACAACTGTTCAAGGGCTGAAAAAAGATTACAGCTACGAGAAAATTCTCAAGGATCTTAAGAAAGAGTTCTGTTGCAACGGGAATGTTGTGCAGGATAAAGAACTTGGTAAAATTATCCAACTACAAGGTGATCAGAGGAAGAAGGTTTCTCAGTTTTTGGTTCAAGCCGGTCTTGTGAGGAAGGATCAGATCAAGATTCATGGTTTTTGA
- the LOC112420158 gene encoding zinc finger MYM-type protein 1-like: MFPSWLEYSPTNDAAYCLLCYLSSEKPNGNPTADVFTRKGFKAWRKINYGKCCAFLKHIGESPCSSHNNAVKASQDLFNQSMNIRFALNEQSSEQILHNRLRLRCSIDSVRWLTFQSCAFRGHDEKPTSKNRGKFLEMVKLLASYNDELAKVVLENAPYNGKYTSHAIQKELLQIMSCKVKHYIREEIGDSKFCIIVDESRDESLREQMAIILRFVDKHGCIQERFFELVHVNDTMAITLKKEVCDVLSMHGLHVSDIRGQGLQLALVAASREVFAIHDFFSHLTFIVNVACSSTKRNDELQKAISAEIINLLEIGEIESGKGQNQKSNHKRAGDTRWSSHFGSICSMINLHNPTCVVLQEIRKTGSSYTTRGDANAAHKLLKSFEFTLILHIMKEIMGITDRLCQALQQKSQDILNAMQLVSYTKTLIQKLRDDDWDDLLKNVILFCEKHEIYSPDCNAVYIEREGRARHQMDHITVGQHFRGNLFCVTIDQQLQELNHRFCPETMELLILSNSLVPKDVYKAFDIDNICALVHKFYPLDFSEQDKKILRYHLHFFHLDAVSHPGLNKLSTMSELCEALNTTGKADTHYLVDRLIRLILTLPVSTATTERSFSTMKLIKTRLRNKMEDEFLADSMMLYIEKEIADQFSTDSIIDEFKSKKDRTVKF, from the exons ATGTTCCCTTCATGGCTAGAGTACTCTCCAACAAATGATGCTGCTTATTGTTTGCTTTGTTACTTATCTAGTGAAAAACCAAATGGGAATCCTACAGCTGACGTCTTTACTAGAAAAGGATTTAAAGCATGGAGAAAAATCAATTATGGAAAGTGTTGTGCTTTTCTTAAACATATTGGAGAGAGTCCTTGTTCATCTCACAATAATGCAGTGAAAGCTTCTCAAGACTTGTTCAATCAATCTATGAACATCAGATTTGCACTTAATGAGCAAAGTTCCGAGCAAATCCTCCATAATAGACTTCGTCTCAGGTGCTCTATCGATTCAGTTCGTTGGCTCACTTTTCAATCTTGTGCTTTTAGAGGACATGACGAAAAACCTACTTCAAAAAATAGAGGTAAATTTCTTGAAATGGTTAAACTGTTAGCATCATACAATGATGAACTTGCTAAAGTAGTGCTAGAGAATGCTCCATATAACGGAAAGTATACATCTCATGCAATTCAAAAGGAACTTTTGCAAATCATGTCTTGTAAAGTGAAACACTACATTCGGGAAGAGATTGGAGATTCTAAATTTTGCATAATTGTTGACGAATCGCGTGATGAATCTCTTAGGGAGCAAATGGCTATTATTTTGAGGTTTGTGGATAAACATGGTTGCATACAAGAACGATTTTTTGAGCTTGTGCATGTAAATGACACCATGGCTATCAcacttaaaaaagaagtttGTGATGTTCTTTCTATGCATGGTCTTCATGTTTCAGATATCCGCGGGCAAGG ACTACAACTTGCTTTGGTTGCTGCGTCTAGAGAAGTTTTCGctattcatgattttttttctcacttGACTTTTATTGTCAATGTTGCATGTTCCTCTACTAAGCGTAATGATGAATTGCAAAAGGCCATATCAGCTGAGATTATTAATTTGCTAGAGATTGGTGAAATTGAGAGTGGTAAAGGACAAAATCAGAAAAGCAATCATAAACGAGCTGGAGATACTCGTTGGAGCTCACATTTTGGTTCTATTTGTAGTATGATAAATCTACATAATCCAACTTGTGTGGTTCTTCAAGAAATTCGGAAGACTGGATCAAGTTATACTACGCGTGGGGATGCTAATGCTGCTCATAAACTTTTGAAATCATTTGAGTTCACATTGATTTTGCACATCATGAAAGAGATTATGGGAATTACAGATCGTCTTTGTCAAGCTTTGCAACAGAAATCCCAAGATATACTTAATGCTATGCAATTAGTCAGCTATACAAAAACATTAATTCAGAAGTTGAGAGATGATGACTGGGATGATTTGTtgaaaaatgtaatattattttgtgaaaaacaCGAAATTTATTCCCCTGATTGTAATGCTGTTTACATAGAGCGTGAAGGTCGCGCTCGTCATCAAATGGATCACATCACAGTGGGTCAGCATTTTAGAGGGAATCTCTTTTGTGTTACAATTGATCAACAATTGCAGGAATTGAATCACAGGTTTTGTCCGGAAACAATGGAGCTTTTAATTCTAAGCAATAGTTTGGTTCCAAAGGATGTTTACAAAGCATTTGATATAGATAATATATGTGCTCTTGTACATAAATTTTATCCATTAGATTTCAGTGAGCAAGACAAAAAAATTTTGAGATATCATCTTCATTTCTTCCATCTTGATGCTGTTAGTCATCCAGGTTTGAATAAGTTGTCAACTATGTCTGAATTGTGTGAAGCTCTCAATACGACAGGGAAGGCGGATACACATTACTTGGTTGATCGTTTAATCCGCCTTATCTTAACTCTTCCGGTTTCTACAGCTACTACAGAAAGATCATTTTCAACAATGAAGTTAATCAAGACAAGATTGCGTAACAAGATGGAGGATGAATTTCTTGCTGACAGTATGATGCtttatattgaaaaagaaatagCCGATCAATTTAGTACTGATTCAATTATTGACGAGTTCAAGTCTAAAAAAGACCGAACcgttaaattttaa